Proteins from one Acropora muricata isolate sample 2 chromosome 9, ASM3666990v1, whole genome shotgun sequence genomic window:
- the LOC136929029 gene encoding galanin receptor type 1-like has product MENSTVSLTRTPLAVLWATAYGLVSVLIIFTNIVSIIAFVKTKPRRKHTHYFLINLSIADFMVGALSVPLFISYMIDPGVWSQGVVLPMVYYSMDILSGLASVFTLAIVSVERLIAVSIPFKFRMIRRKTYFLCILATWFLSACVASMSIAFYLRIVKESFYTVVILSLSLALVVACFAYISIVFKINRKNSAKGSKDMKLEQRLSITLLCVTAIFVFSWLPFELVFILVHFCKTCSLSLNAVFFIKLLHYSNSFMNTVVYTFRIPEFKEAIVELFSRSSNQFEGDVLLQELALDATTCTSVTRLHHQAFITMNDPAGSSPSSSPVLNGCGPQMV; this is encoded by the coding sequence ATGGAAAACTCCACAGTTTCATTAACAAGGACACCGTTAGCTGTGCTCTGGGCGACGGCATATGGTCTTGTGTCTGTGCTTATCATATTCACAAACATCGTATCTATTATTGCATTTGTCAAAACCAAGCCTCGTCGAAAGCATACGCATTACTTCCTCATAAACCTCTCCATCGCTGATTTTATGGTTGGAGCTTTATCAGTCCCACTCTTTATCTCGTACATGATTGATCCTGGCGTTTGGAGTCAGGGGGTGGTGCTTCCTATGGTATACTACTCGATGGACATTCTGTCGGGACTAGCCTCGGTCTTCACTCTAGCAATCGTCTCCGTCGAGAGACTGATTGCAGTGTCGATTCCCTTCAAATTTCGAATGATTCGGAGAAAGACATACTTCCTTTGCATCCTTGCAACATGGTTTCTCTCCGCATGCGTCGCGTCCATGAGTATAGCATTCTATTTGCGAATTGTAAAGGAGAGCTTTTACACCGTGGTCATTCTGTCCCTGTCGTTGGCTTTGGTGGTGGCTTGCTTCGCTTACATTTCTATAGTATTCAAAATTAATCGAAAAAACAGCGCAAAAGGAAGCAAGGACATGAAGCTTGAACAGCGATTAAGCATAACCTTGCTTTGCGTCACGGcaatttttgtgttttcgtgGCTCCCTTTCGAACTCGTATTTATCCTTGTGCATTTTTGCAAAACGTGCTCTTTGTCGTTAAATGCCGTTTTCTTCATCAAGCTCTTGCATTACAGCAATTCCTTCATGAACACTGTTGTCTACACCTTTAGGATTCCCGAGTTTAAAGAAGCCATTGTAGAATTGTTTTCACGATCGTCAAATCAGTTTGAAGGTGACGTGCTGTTACAAGAGCTTGCTCTCGATGCAACCACATGTACATCTGTCACTCGACTTCATCATCAGGCGTTTATCACCATGAACGACCCTGCAGGAAGTTCGCCTTCCTCGAGTCCTGTTCTAAATGGCTGTGGTCCTCAAATGGTTTAA